One Klebsiella electrica genomic window, GCTGGTCCTCGAATTCCGTAACGATACTTCAGCAGGGGATGGCGCACGCATTGAGCAGTTCGATCGTAAAGGCATGGTGAACAACAAATTTAACCATTTCATTATGAGCAAACTGCAAGAAGCTGGCATCCCGACTCAGATGGAAGCGCTGCTCTCCGATACCGAATGTCTGGTGAAAAAGCTGGAGATGGTTCCGGTGGAGTGTGTGGTCCGTAACCGCGCCGCCGGTTCTCTGGTTAAACGTCTGGGTATTGAAGAAGGCATTGAACTCAATCCGCCGCTGTTTGACCTGTTCCTGAAAAATGATGCGATGCACGATCCGATGGTCAACGAGTCTTACTGTGAGACTTTTGGCTGGGTAAGCAAAAAAAACCTGGCGCGCATGCAGGAACTGACTTTCAAAGCCAACGACGTATTGAAAAAACTGTTTGATGACGCTGGCCTGATCCTGGTCGACTTCAAGCTGGAGTTTGGTCTGTTCAAGGGCGAAGTGGTGCTGGGCGATGAGTTCTCGCCAGATGGCAGCCGTCTGTGGGATAAAAATACCCTCGACAAAATGGACAAAGACCGTTTCCGTCAGAGCTTGGGTGGCCTGATTGAAGCCTATGAAGAAGTCGCCCATCGCCTGGGTGTTAAGCTGGACTAACTCTCCCTTCGCCAGAGGACGATCCCGTCTTCTGGCGCTCTTGTTGTTGTTTCCTGTGGTAATTCTCCTCTTAAGCGCCTACGATCTCTCATATTCGAGAACTTGATGGATTGAGGTGCCTATGCGCTGGCAAGGACGTCGCGAAAGCGACAATGTAGAAGATCGACGTAATGATTCCGGCTCGCCTCTGGGCGGCGGTGGCGGTGGTTTCCGTCTTCCCAGCGGCAAGGGCGGGATCGTCCTGCTGATTATCGTGCTGGTTGCGGGCTATTACGGCGTGGATTTGACCGGCATGCTGACGGGAGAACCGATCGGCCAGCAGCAAACGACGACCCAGCGTTCGGTCAGCCCGAAAGACAATGAAGCCGCCAAGTTTACCTCGGTTATTCTGGCGACAACCGAAGATACCTGGGGACCCATTTTTGAAAAGATGGGGCGTCAATATCCGCAGCCGAAGCTGGTGCTTTATCGCGGCGCTACGCGGACCGGCTGTGGAACCGGGCAATCGGTCATGGGACCGTTCTACTGCCCGGCGGACAGCACTGTCTATATTGACCTCTCTTTCTATGACGAAATGAAGAATAAGCTCGGGGCGGATGGCGATTTTGCTCAGGGCTATGTTATCGCCCATGAAGTCGGCCACCACGTGCAAAAGCTGCTGGGGATCGAATCGAAAGTACGCCAGTTGCAACAGAATGCGTCGCCGACGGAAGTGAACCGCCTGTCGGTGAAAATGGAGCTGCAGGCCGACTGTTTTGCCGGGGTCTGGGGCCATAACATGCAGAAACAGGATGTGCTGGAGACCGGCGACCTGCAGGAAGCCCTCAATGCCGCAGAAGCCATCGGCGACGATCGCCTGCAGCAGCGGAGTCAGGGACGCGTGGTTCCGGACAGCTTCACGCATGGCACCTCTGAACAGCGCTACACCTGGTTCAAGCGCGGTTTCGACAGCGGCGATCCGGCGCAGTGCAACACCTTTGGCCGCGCGCTCTGATCGCGTTCGCCCATGGATAAACTGCTTAGCCTGACGGCGCAGATGGCGCAAGAGGGGATTCGTCGCCTGCTGGTGCTCAGCGGCGACGATGCGTGGTGCCTGCAGCAGGCGCTACTGTTGCGTAAACGGCTGGCCGGCGATGGTTTGTGGGTGGGTCCGCAGCTCATGGAAGAACCCTGTATCTCGCCGGAGGCCCTCAAATCTCTGCTTGGGCGTGAATACCACCACGCCTTCTTTGATGCCCGCGGCGGCTTCGACGCGGCGGCCTTTGCTGCGCTGAGCGGGACGTTGAAAGCGGGAAGCTGGCTTATCCTGCTGACGCCGCCTTTCACCTGTTGGCCGACGCGGCCAGATGCGGATTCTCTGCGCTGGAGCGACGCGCCTGAGCCCATTCCGACGCCCCATTTTGTCCACCGTTTTTGTCAGCGGGTCTGCGCGAACCGTGAGGCGATCGTCTGGCGTCAGAATGAACCGCTGACGCTACCGGACGACGTGCCGCGACCGCACTGGCATCCGGCTGACGGCCATCCTCAGGCCGGACAGGCCGCTATTCTGGCCAGTCTGAGCACGCTCCCTGCAGGCATTGCCGTGGTCACCGCCGAGCGCGGACGGGGAAAATCCGCGCTGGCGGGAATGTTGATTCGTCAGCTGGCGGGCGATGCCATCGTCACTGCCCCGGCGCGCGGCGCAACCGAGGTGATGGCGACGTTCGCTGGAGACGCTTTTCGCTTTATGGCGCCGGATGCATTGCTGGCCAGCAATGCTCAGGCATCATGGCTGGTCGTCGATGAAGCGGCAGCCATTCCCGCGCCGCTGCTTCGCCAGCTGGTCGCCCGTTTTCCTCGCACCTTACTGACCACGACCGTACAGGGCTATGAAGGCACCGGGCGCGGCTTTTTGCTCAAATTTTGCGCCAGCTTTCCCCACTTGCGCCAGTTTAATCTGGTCACGCCCGTTCGCTGGGCTCCGGGGTGCCCGCTGGAAGCGCTGGTCAGCGAATTGCTGCTGTTTGGCGACGAAGCTTTTGCCCATACTCCATCGGGAGAGGTCGCGTTTGCGGCGGTGGAGCAGGACAGCTGGCGGCAACATGCCGGGCTCGCCGAGGCTATGTATCAACTGCTCTCCGGCGCGCATTACCGCACATCGCCGCTGGATTTGCGGCGGATGATGGATGCGCCGGGTCAGCATTTTACCTGCGCCCGCACGGAAAACGGCGTGGCCGGGGCGCTATGGCGGGTGGACGAGGGGGGGCTTGATCCCGCCCTGAGCCGGGCGGTATGGGCCGGCTTTCGCCGCCCGCGCGGCAATCTGGTGGCGCAGTCGCTGGCCGCCCACGGCGGAAGCCCGCTGGCGCCCACGCTACTGGCGCAGCGAGTCACCCGTATCGCCGTGCACCCGGCCCGCCAGCGCGAGGGGCTTGGTCAGGCTCTGGTCGCCCGGGCGGTCGCGCAAAGCGACGGCCTCGATTATCTTTCGGTCAGCTTTGGCTATACGCCGGAGTTAGGGCGCTTCTGGCAGCGCTGCGGTTTTACGCTGGTACGTTTAGGGACCCATCGCGAGGCAAGCAGCGGGTGCTACACGGCGATGGCGCTTTATCCGTTAAGCTCTGCGGGGCACGAACTGGTGCTGCGGGAGTCGCAGCGCCTGGCGCGCGATGAGTTCTGGCTGCGGGAGTGGCGGGAAGCGTTATTTCCGCGGCCGGAGGCGCCAGCAGCTATGCTTACGGAAGACGACTGGCTGGATGTGGCGGGCTTCGCGTTTGCCCATCGCCCGCTGCCGGCGGTGGTTGGCAGCCTGAATCGGCTACTGTTACACACCGGGCTGCCGCTTCCGGCACTTCGCGCCCGTCTGCAGCGCCAGGATGAAGCGGAGATTTGTACCGGGCTGGGTCTGTCCGGACGCAAAGCGCTGTTGGTCAGGCTGCGCGAAGAAGCGGGACTGGCGCTGCTGGACCTGGATGCATCGCGGGCGCAGAGGCTGCGCCAGCAGGTCGGGCAACTGCAATTTTTTTAACTAACTCATTCAGTTAAATGTCATGGTCATATTCCGCGCGCGGCGTAAACTGCCCACGTAAACTAAGGAGACAGCCATGAAACACGACCATTTTATTGTGCAAAGCCCTGCGACACCTGCCCAACAGCTGCTGTTGCTGTTTCATGGCGTCGGCGATAACCCGGTTGCAATGGGGCAAATCGGCAGTCTGTTTGCGCCGCAGTTCCCGGATGCGCTGATCGTCAGCATCGGTGGCGCCGAGCCTTGCGGCCCGCCGCCGGGCCGCCAGTGGTTCTCGGTTCAGGGGGTGACGGAAGAAAATCGTCAGTCGCGGATTGATGCCATTATGCCGACTTTTATTGAGACCGTTCGCTACTGGCAAAAACAGAGCGGCGTCGGCCCGCGGGCGACGGCGCTGATTGGTTTCTCGCAGGGGGCGATTATGTCTCTGGAGAGCATCAAAGCCGAGCCGGGACTGGCATCGCGGGTTATCGCCTTTAATGGACGGTATGCGACGCTTCCGCAGTCGGCGACCACCGCCACGACCATCCATCTGATCCACGGCGGCGAAGATCGCGTTATCGATCTAGCGTGGGCGGTTTCGGCCCAGGAGGCGCTCCAGCAGGCTGGCGGCGATGTGACGCTGGATATCGTCGAGGATCTGGGGCATGCGATTGACGATAGCAGCATACAGTTTGCCCTTGAACGTCTGCGCTATACCGTGCCGAAGCACTATTTTGACGAGGCGTTAAGCGGCAGTACGCCGAAAGACGACGATATTATCGAATTGCTCTAATCGAATATTATCTCGTGAACCTACTCCCCGGATAAGGCGTATCACGCCGCTATCCGGGGGACTCCCGGAGGTGTGGGATTGACTGGGGTCTTACTTCTTCGGCTGGTCGTGCTTCGGCCAGTCGTCGTCATCGTCCCACTTATCGTTACAATCGCGATGGGGCGGCAGCTCCGGCTTATTGGCGAGAAACTTTTTGTGGTCAACGCGATTAAGATCCTTAATCACGTTAATCATGACGCCCACCAAAAATACCAGCACCAGAATCCACCAGTGGTTGATTAGCCATTCCATGTGCGCTTCCTCTTTTCAGGTCGAGGTCGTCAGGCGACCAGTTGTTCCATGATGCGTTGATACATCCGCGCCAGCAGCTGCAGATCGGCGGCGTTAACACATTCATTGATTTTGTGAATTGTCGCATTCACCGGACCCAGCTCGACCACCTGCGCACCCATGCGGGCGATAAAGCGGCCGTCAGAGGTGCCGCCGTTGGTCAGCAGCTGGGGTTTGATCTCATTATAGTGCTCAATGGCATTCACCACCGCTTCGACCAGTTTGCCACGGCTGGTGAGAAACGGCTGGCCAGACAACCACCAGTCCAGGGTATAGCGCAGCTGATATTTATCCAGCAGCTCGACGACGCGGGCTTTGATCATTTCGTCGGTCAGTTCGGTGCTAAAGCGGAAGTTGAACTGAACATACATGTCGCCGGGGATCACGTTATTGCTCCCGGTACCCGCCTGTACGTTGGCTATCTGCATGCTGGTGGGAGGGAAAAATTCATTGCCTTTATCCCACTCGATCCCCACCAGCTCCGTCAGCATAGGGGCCGCGCGGTGCACCGGGTTATCGGCGAGATGCGGGTAAGCGACATGGCCCTGCACGCCGTGAATGGTCAGGTTGCAGGTGAGTGAGCCACGACGACCGTTTTTGACCACGTCGCCGACGACTTCGGTGCTTGACGGCTCGCCGACCAGACAGTAGTCCAGACGTTCGTTACGGGCCATTAGCGCTTCGACGACTTTCACCGTGCCGTTGTGCGCGCTGGCCTCTTCATCAGAGGTGATCAAAAAGGCCAGACGACCTTTATGGTTCGGATACTGGGCGACAAAGCGCTCGGCGGCAACCACCATGGCTGCCAGCGAGCCTTTCATATCTGCCGCGCCGCGGCCGAACAGCATGCCGTCGCGAATAGTAGGTTCGAAGGGCGGGTTAATCCAACGGTCGGCATCGCCGGCCGGAACAACATCGGTATGGCCGGCAAAGGCCAGCGTTTCACCGCGTCCGCGCCAGGCCCAGAAGTTTTGGGTATCGCCGAAATCCATCGGTTCGACGGTAAAACCAATCGCACGCAGGCGTTCAATCATTAACGCCTGACATCCCGCATCATCGGGGCTGAGGGAAGGGCGGCGAATAAGCTGCTGAGCCAGCTCAATGACCGGGCAAGACATAGACTATACCTCGTTAACAAGCTTCTTATAAGTGAGTTCACTGAAACCCAGCAGCATAGGCTGCCCGGGCGCACAGAGCAATGGGCGTTTGATAATTGCCGGCATTTCCAGCATCAACCCGGCGGCAGCATCGGCGTTATTGATACCGGCACGCACGGTTTCATCCAGTTTGCGCCAGGTTGTGCCGCGGGTGTTGAGCAGGGCTTCCCAGCCCAGTTCGGCGATAAAGGTGTTTAACAACTCGCGATCCAGGCCATCGGCACGATAATCATGGAATTGATAGGCAATCTGATTCGCCTCCAGCCAGCGGCGGGCCTTTTTAATGGTGTCGCAGTTTTTGATTCCGTACATCGTCAGCATAATGAAACCTTTTCTTTTTCGTTGATTTAAGCGCTTAACTCAGAAATTTCCGAATACACAGGGCGGTATAAAATAATACGTCAATCGCGTGAATAAATATCCCTTTTTACCCTCGATATAGGCATTGCGCGAATATTAACCAGACGGCTAACGATAACCGGTAAATCACCTGCTGGCGGGGGGTAAAGGAACAGGATATCGGTAGTAGAATTTTTCTGAAAACAGGCTTGATATTGCGAAATGTTGCTATGCATCACATTAAATTAACATTCTCAGGCTCATAGTAGCAGCAAATCCGAGAGATGGTAGCGTAGACGAGGTTATCAGCAATCGCAGCGATAACCTTAACGTGCTTCCTTTCCCAAACCGATTTGCATAAAATTACCCATAATAATAAGAGAGGCTATTATGATTGAACATGAACTAGGGAACTGGAAAGATTTTATTGAAGGTATGCTGCGTAGATAAAATCCTCAATGTGAGCAGAGCAACAGAACGGCTAAAATAATAGCCCGACTGCTGTAAGCAGATAAAAAAGGCGACTATTACGGTCGCCTTTTTGTTATTTCGCGGGCAAGCAACGGGGCGCTCAGGGCCCGGCCGGGTTATTGCGGGCGCTCTTTTTGCGGAAAGCGTCGACGTACTAGTACGAAGAATAGCGGAACGAAGAAAATAGCCAGAATGGTGGCGGAAATCATCCCGCCCATCACCCCGGTGCCGACGGCATGCTGACTACCAGAACCGGCGCCGGTGCTGGTCGCCATCGGCAGGACCCCAAAAATAAAGGCCAGCGACGTCATCAGGATCGGACGCAGACGCTGGCGACAGGCCGACAGCGTGGCGGCGAGTAAATCTTCCCCTTTCTCGTTGAGCTCATTCGCAAACTCAACGATCAAAATGGCGTTTTTCGCCGACAGGCCGATGACCGTCAGCAGACCAACCTGGAAGTACACGTCGTTTTCAAGGCCGCGCATCCAGGTAGCCAGCAGGGCGCCGATAACGCCCAGCGGCACCACCAGCATGACCGAGAAGGGGATAGACCAGCTCTCGTACAGCGCTGCCAGACACAAGAACACCACCAGCAGCGAAATGGCGTACAGCGCCGGGGCCTGCGCGCCGGACAGCCGTTCCTGGTAGGACATGGCCGTCCAGTCGAGCCCAAAGCCGTTGGGCAACTGTCTGGTCAGATCTTCCATGATAGCCATCGCGGTACCGGTACTGATGCCCGGAGCCGCTTCACCGATGATTTCCACCGCCGAGTAGCCGTTATAGCGTTCCAGGCGCGGGGAACCGGTTTGCCAGCGCGAGGTGGCAAATGCCGAGAAGGGCACCATCGTGCCGCTGCTATTGCGCACGTACCACTGATTAATATCGTCAGGCAGCATGCGGTAAGGGGCGGCGGACTGCACGTAGACTTTCTTTACCCGACCGCGGTCCATAAAATCGTTTACGTAGCTTGAGCCCCAGGCGGTCTGCAAGGTGTTGTTGATATCATCAATGGCAACGCCCAGCGCCTGGGCTTTTCGCTGATCGATATCGATCTGCAGTTGCGGGCTGTCGTCAAGGCCATTATGGCGTACCCGGGTCAGCCGCTCATCTTTCGCCGCCAGATCGAGCAGCGTGTCGCGGGCTGCCATGAGTGCCGCGTGCCCGTTGCCGGCGTGGTCTTCAAGCTCCATATCAAAACCGGCGGAACTGCCCAGCCCGCTGATTGCCGGTGGGTTAGTGGCGAAGACGCGCGCCTCGTTAATGTTGTTAAAGGCTTTTGTCGCGCGTTCAATGATCGCAAATGAGGTGCCGGTTTTCGCATCGCGTTCATCCCAGTCTTTCAGGCGGATAAACATGCGCGCGACGTTCTGACCGTTGCCTCCCGGACCAGAACCTACGGTAGCGAAAATCGAAGCAACGTTGGCCTGTTCGTGGCTAAAGAAATAGTCCTCAACTTTTTGCACGACTTTTAAGGTCTGCTGTTGCGTTGCGCCGCTCGGCAATTGCACGGAGGTCAGAAACATGCCGCGGTCTTCCTGAGGCAGAAACGAAGTCGGGAGGCGTAAGAACATAAAGACCATTCCGCCCAACAGCAGCGCGTAGATCGCTATCCAGCGCAGCGAACGGTGAAGAATTTTGCCCACCGCGGTTTCGTAGCGGCTGGCGTTACGGTTGAACATACGGTTAAACCAGCCAAAGAAGCCTTTTTTCCCGTGCTCCTCGCCCTTCTTCATCGGTTTTAGCAAGGTGGCGCACAGTGCCGGGGTGAGGATCATGGCCACGAGTACCGACAGCACCATCGCCGAGACGATGGTAATAGAAAACTGGCGATAAATGGCGCCGGTTGTGCCGCCGAAGAAGGCCATCGGGATAAAGACCGCCGACAGCACCATGGCGATCCCGACCAGCGCCCCCTGAATCTGGCCCATGGATTTTCGTGTCGCTTCACGCGGCGAAAGACCCTCTTCGCTCATGATGCGCTCAACGTTCTCGACCACCACGATAGCGTCATCCACCAGCAGGCCTATCGCCAGCACCATCGCGAACATCGTCAGGGTGTTGATACTGTAGCCGCAGGCAAACAGGATGGCGAAGGTCCCCATCAGAACCACCGGTACGGCAATAGTTGGGATGAGCGTTGCGCGGATATTTTGCAGGAACAGGTACATCACCAGGAAAACCAGCGCGATAGCTTCCAGCAACGTTTTCACCACGTCATGGATAGAGGCCTTGACGAAGGAGGTGGTTTCGTAGGCAATTTTATATTCAAGGCCGTGCGGAAAATACTGCGACAGCTCATTCAGACGATTGAGCACCAGCTCCGCGGTCTGCATTTCGTTTGCCCCGGAGGCCAGTTGCACGCCCAGGCCGGAGGCCGGGTTGCGGTTGTAGCGGCTGAGGTAATCGTAGCTTTCCGCGCCCAGCTCGACTTTCGCCACATCGCCGAGCGTCACCAGCGAACCGTCCGGATTAACCCGCAGCGTAATATCGCGGAACTGCTGCGGCGTTTGCAGCAGCGACTGGGCGTTAATGGTGGCATTGAGCGACTGATTATTAACCGACGGCGTCCCGCCAAGCTGGCCGACCGCAATCTGTGCGTTCTGCGATTTGATGGCGTCGGTGACATCTTTTGCCGTCATCTGTACGCTGGTGAGTTTGGCTGGATCCAGCCAGATGCGCATTGAGTATTGCGAGCCGTAGGCCGTAATGTCGCCAACTCCGTTAACGCGGCTGAGCGGCTCCTGAACATTACTGGCCACATAGTCGGCGATATCCTGCTTATCCATGCTGCCGTCAGTCGAGACGAACGCGATAGTCAGAATGTTGGTATCACCGGTTTTACGTACCGTCACCCCCTGATTTTGCACATCCTGGGGCAGTTTTTTCATTGCCGATTGCAGCTGGTTTTGTACCTGCTGCATGGCTTCGTTGGGGTCCGTTCCGGCGGTAAAGGTCAGCGTAATCGACGCCTGACCCGAAGAGCTGCTCTGGGAAGACATATACATCAGGTTATCGAGGCCGGTCATGTTTTGTTCGATAACCTGGGTGACGGTGTTTTCCAGCGTTTGCGCGGAGGCCCCCGGATAATTGGCGGTAATACGCACGTTAGGTGGCGCAAGATCGGGATACTGCTCAACGGGAAGTGACAAGATTGCGAGCGTGCCGGTCAGACAGAGCAGGATCGCCAGAACCCACGCGAAAATGGGGCGATCGATAAAAAAATTCGCCATCAGAATTGAGACCTCATTGTGTACATTTTTATTACCGCACAGTCTGTGACACTCTATAGGCAACTCCACCGACAAACGTGGAGAAATTAAGGAGATAGTGTAATTTATCGTGTGGCTTTAGCGACACTGTAAATAACTTTCCGACTCTCTGCGCAAAACCCCAACATACCCCGAGTCTGCTTGTCATGGTCAGACTTTTTTCTGCTTGCTTCGTTAAATAAAACGCAATTTCATTTAAGTCAAAGAATTTGATCCAAAACGGGTTATCGCGAGAAAAATAATATTCCGGGCAAATGAACATTGTTCCTGCCCCATTTTGTCGGGTAATAAATAGTCATGCGAATCGAGGGGTTATTAACCGAAGACCGAAGGATACCATGAACCACTTTATTATCAGCGATAGTCGCAAATGCATCGGCTGCAAAGCCTGCGAAGTGGCCTGCGTGATGGCGCACAACGGCGAACAGCACGTCCTGACCCCGCAGCGCTTCTTACCGCGCATAACCGTGATGAAGCACGAGCAAAAACGTAACGCAATAACATGTCGCCATTGTGAAAGCGCCCCCTGCGCCCGTAGTTGCCCGAATGATGCCATTCACCAGATAAATGACAGCGTGCAGGTTGACGAGGAAAAGTGCATCGGCTGTAAATCCTGCATGGTGGCCTGTCCGTTTGGTGTCATGACGATCGTGCTGTTACCGGCGGAGTCGGGGAAAGTGAAAGCCAGCGCGCATAAATGCGATCTGTGCAGCGGCCGTGAAGGCGGGCCATCCTGCGTGCAACACTGTCCGGCGCAGGCGCTGCAGCTGGCGACGGAAGCGACCCTTTCCGCGATGGCCAGACAGCGGCGCCTGAGTACGGCGCGGCTGGATGCGCAGCCGTGGCATGCGCATCCAGTCGATATGCCATTAGCGGAAGCTGTCACCAAAGTCAGCCAGATGGCGGCAACGCCATCGCGCAACGAGGCGGATAAACGGGCCGCAGCGGTCCGTAAGAGGGATTTTGCCGAGATAGTTCAGCCCTTTAACGCCGGACAGGCGCAGCAGGCTTCGGCGCGCTGCCTGCAGTGCGGTGAACACAGTATCTGCGAATGGACCTGTCCGCTGCATAACCATATTCCCCAGTGGATTGAACGGGTACAAGCGGGGGATATCGACGCCGCCGTGGCGCTGTCCCATCAGACCAACTGCCTGCCGGAGATAACCGGCCGCGTTTGCCCGCAGGATCGCCTGTGTGAAGGGGCCTGTACGCTGCGTGATGAACATGGCGCGGTGACCATCGGCAACATCGAGCGCTATATCTCCGACCAGGCGCTGGCGCAAGGCTGGCGGCCGGATCTCTCCCGGGTTGTCGACAGCGGAAAAAAAGTCGCCATTATCGGCGCCGGGCCTGCGGGGCTGGCCTGCGCTGACCGGTTGATCCGAAACGGCGTGCAGCCGGTGGTCTTTGACCGTCATCCGGAAATTGGCGGGTTGCTGACTTTCGGCATTCCGGCCTTCAAGCTGGAAAAGTCGCTGCTGGCCCGGCGCCGGGAGATTTTTACTGAAATGGGTATCCGCTTTGAACTGGAGTGTGAAGTGGGCAAGGACGTGGCGTTAACCACCTTGCTGGCCGGGTACGACGCGGTATTTATCGGCGCCGGAACCTATCGTTCGATGAAAGCGGGGCTGCCGAATGAAGAGGCCCCGGGCGTTTATGACGCGCTGCCGTTCCTGATTGCCAATACTAAGCAGGTTATGGGGCTGAGCGAGAAACCGGAAGAGCCATACATCAATACCCGCGGACTGAATGTCGTGGTGCTGGGGGGCGGCGATACGGCGATGGATTGCGTGCGCACCGCGCTACGTCACGGGGCGAAAAAGGTGACCTGCGCCTATCGTCGCGATGAGGCCAATATGCCGGGGTCGAAAAAAGAGGTGAAAAACGCGCGTGAAGAGGGGGCGGAGTTCGAATTTAACGTTCAGCCGGTGACGCTGGAGCGGGATAGCGACGGCCGGGTTAACGGCGTACGGTTTCTGCGCACCCAACTGGGCGAACCGGATGCGCAGGGGCGTCGCAGCCCATCGCCGCTGCCGGGCAGCGAGTTCGTGATGCCGGCCGATGCGGTGATCATGGCTTTTGGATTCCATCCCCACGGGATGCCGTGGCTGGAGTCCGTCGGCGTACAGCTCGATAGCCGGGGGCGGATTAAGGCCAGCGTCGAGAGCCGCTACCGCTATCAGACCACGCACGACAAAATTTTTGCCGGCGGAGATGCCGTGCGCGGCGCCGATCTGGTGGTGACGGCGATGGCCGAAGGTCGTCATGCGGCGCAGGGGATTATGGATTATCTCGGCGTAAAATCGGCGCTGCTTCACTAACGACAAACCCGGCTGCGCAGCGTAGTATGACAGCGTCATTCCACGCTGCGGGGCCGTATGTCACTCAACATCAACGTTATCAAAGATAAACTCCTCTCTGAAAACTACTTTATTCTGCGCAATATGACCTACGAGCTGACGCGTAGCGACGGCAGCGTGGTCCGTCATAAGCGCGAGGTGTACGATCGCGGCAACGGCGCTACGGTGCTGTTGTATAACCGCCGTAAGCAAACCGTCGTGTTGGTCCGTCAGTTTCGTGTCGCCACCTGGGTCAACGGTAACGAGGACGGAATGCTGATTGAAACCTGCGCCGGGTTGTTGGATAACGACGAGCCCGAAGCCTGTATCCGCAAAGAGGCCATCGAAGAGACCGGATACGAAGTGGGCGATGCGCATAAGCTGTTCGAGCTGTATATGTCTCCCGGCGGGGTGACCGAAATTGTTCACTTCTTTATCGCCGAGTACAGCGATGCGCAGCGTAAAACGCGCGGCGGCGGCGTTGAAGATGAAGATATCGATGTGCTGGAGCTGCCTTTCAACCAGGCGTTGCAGATGGTTGCCAACGGCGAGATACGCGATGGAAAGGCGGTGATCCTGCTGCAATACCTGCAAACATCGGGACTGATGGCGGGGTTATCTGATAAATCTGATTGAGTAACGTGCTGCCGCTGGTGAAGATGACCGCTGTTCTGAGCGTTCTTCTCTGGGGTTGTGCCGCGCATGCTTTATCGGGTTCTTTTTTTTCTGTTTTGCGGTTTGCTACCGACGTCGCGAGCGTGGGCGGCGCCGGTGCAACAGCTATTCGGTGACTGGCTGGTCACCTGCAATAATCAGAATTTCTGCGTCGCCCGCAACGTTGGTCTGCATCATGGGCTGGTGATGACCCTCAGCCGCAGCGCCGGCGCCGTTACCGATGCCAGCCTGCGCATTGAGCTGGGCGGTATCGGTAATCCGGTTGCCGCTCTGGCGCCGATTGCGCCTCGTCTTCTGCTTGACGGTAAACCGCTGGCGTTGACCGATAAACACTGGCAGGTTGCGGATAAGCTGATCAACACCGGGGATAGCGTGACGATCGATGCTTTTCTCCAGCAGGTGCAGGAAGGGCGGGCGATAACCCTGGTTAACGGTCTGCAAAGTGTTTCTCTGCAAGGGCTGAAGGCCGCGTTGCTGTTTATCGATAGCCATCAAAAGCGTGTCGGCAGCGAAACCGCCTGGGTGGGGAAGGGCGAAGGGCCGCCGCTTAGCGTGCCGCCGGCACCTGCGCTGCGGGCGGTTGGCAAGGTCGACTTTTCGCCATCGCCGCTCAGTCGGGAGGAGCTTAATGACCTGATGGATTACGGCAACGAGCGGATGAACAACAGCGCCTGTTCGCTGGACCCTCTCCGCCGCGAGATTCGCCTTACCGCGTTGACGGATGAGAAGGTATTACTGATGGTCAGCTGCGAAGCCGGGGCGTACAACACCATCTGGCTGGCCTGGCTGGTGTCGCGCCAGCAGCCGTATGTGGCCCGTCCGGTCCGTCTGACGCTGCCCTTCCAGCCGCCGGGCAATGCGGAGCGTGATATTGAACTGATTAATGCCAGTAT contains:
- the nudK gene encoding GDP-mannose pyrophosphatase NudK, with the protein product MSLNINVIKDKLLSENYFILRNMTYELTRSDGSVVRHKREVYDRGNGATVLLYNRRKQTVVLVRQFRVATWVNGNEDGMLIETCAGLLDNDEPEACIRKEAIEETGYEVGDAHKLFELYMSPGGVTEIVHFFIAEYSDAQRKTRGGGVEDEDIDVLELPFNQALQMVANGEIRDGKAVILLQYLQTSGLMAGLSDKSD
- a CDS encoding DUF1176 domain-containing protein — its product is MLYRVLFFLFCGLLPTSRAWAAPVQQLFGDWLVTCNNQNFCVARNVGLHHGLVMTLSRSAGAVTDASLRIELGGIGNPVAALAPIAPRLLLDGKPLALTDKHWQVADKLINTGDSVTIDAFLQQVQEGRAITLVNGLQSVSLQGLKAALLFIDSHQKRVGSETAWVGKGEGPPLSVPPAPALRAVGKVDFSPSPLSREELNDLMDYGNERMNNSACSLDPLRREIRLTALTDEKVLLMVSCEAGAYNTIWLAWLVSRQQPYVARPVRLTLPFQPPGNAERDIELINASIDERRHELVTLDKGRGPGDCGVQTRWRYDGQRFSLVRYAQQPQCDNWQGPDAWPTLWVTRYIFHPQD